A section of the Terriglobales bacterium genome encodes:
- a CDS encoding efflux RND transporter periplasmic adaptor subunit, giving the protein MARNEHFISKETSFIMTFGKNHNNLLILGLVLSSLLVSACKSKIKARPAEPAEVAFVTIHPERVVLTTELPGRTSAYLVAEIRPQVNGIIQNRFFREGANVKAGELLYQIDPAPYQSAYSQAKAALATAEAELMMARANLPAIQSREERFKGLVAVHAVGQQDYDDANAALQQAQATIESRKTAVEVARAAQESARINLSYTPIRSPISGRIGISNVTVGALAAAYQPTPLAVVQRLDPIYVDVVQTSSSVLRLRQHLESGRLKKDGALQSRVKLVLEEGTPYALYGSLQFRDVTVDPTTGSMTLRIVFPNPDHVLLPGMFVRAYVEEGVAEQALLIPQQGVTRNTKGSPVALVINKDSKVEQRTLELDRAIGDKWLVTSGIAPGDRVIVEGLQKVRPGDLVRAVPFERTAPANATPRPDKPAGATGRGHV; this is encoded by the coding sequence ATGGCGAGGAATGAACATTTCATAAGCAAGGAGACGTCTTTCATCATGACGTTTGGCAAGAACCATAACAATCTACTGATACTTGGTTTAGTTCTATCGAGCCTGCTCGTCTCCGCCTGTAAGTCAAAGATTAAAGCTCGGCCTGCAGAACCCGCCGAGGTCGCGTTTGTCACGATCCACCCTGAGCGCGTCGTGCTGACAACGGAACTCCCCGGAAGAACGTCAGCCTATTTGGTAGCTGAGATTCGACCCCAGGTGAACGGGATTATCCAGAACCGCTTCTTCCGTGAAGGCGCAAACGTAAAAGCTGGAGAACTGCTTTACCAGATTGATCCGGCACCTTATCAATCAGCGTACTCGCAAGCCAAGGCTGCTCTCGCAACCGCAGAAGCGGAGTTGATGATGGCGAGGGCAAACTTACCAGCCATTCAATCGCGCGAAGAACGCTTTAAAGGCCTTGTTGCCGTTCACGCTGTTGGACAGCAAGACTACGATGACGCGAATGCAGCGCTACAGCAAGCTCAAGCTACAATTGAGTCCCGCAAGACTGCCGTCGAAGTTGCCCGCGCGGCCCAAGAGAGTGCCCGCATCAATCTTTCCTATACGCCGATTCGATCACCTATTTCCGGTCGCATTGGCATATCGAACGTCACGGTCGGAGCCCTCGCGGCTGCCTATCAGCCAACGCCTCTTGCGGTTGTACAGCGTCTGGATCCCATTTATGTAGATGTTGTTCAGACCAGTTCGTCGGTTCTGCGATTGCGGCAGCATTTGGAGAGCGGACGCCTGAAGAAAGATGGCGCACTTCAGAGTAGGGTCAAGCTAGTGCTCGAGGAAGGCACACCATACGCACTCTACGGTAGCCTCCAGTTTCGCGATGTGACGGTCGATCCCACGACGGGCTCGATGACGCTTCGCATAGTGTTTCCCAACCCTGATCATGTACTTCTCCCGGGTATGTTTGTGCGAGCTTATGTGGAAGAGGGCGTTGCCGAACAAGCGCTACTCATTCCTCAGCAGGGCGTTACGCGCAACACCAAGGGTAGTCCTGTTGCATTGGTTATAAACAAAGACAGCAAAGTCGAACAGCGAACTCTGGAACTGGATCGGGCCATCGGCGATAAGTGGCTCGTAACCAGCGGGATTGCACCTGGCGACCGAGTGATTGTCGAGGGCCTACAGAAGGTACGCCCAGGTGATCTGGTCCGCGCTGTCCCTTTTGAGAGGACCGCCCCAGCAAATGCAACCCCAAGGCCAGACAAACCGGCCGGCGCGACAGGGAGGGGTCATGTCTAA